ACTCACTCtaacttccatccatccctcaCTCCATCCCGCTCTATATCATCTTATCTATCATCCACGCCTATGTTCTACTCACTCtaacttccatccatccctcaCTCCATCCCGCTCTATATCATCTTATCTATCATCCACGCCTATGTTCTACTCACTCtaacttccatccatccctcaCTCCATCCCGCTCTATATCATCTTATCTATCATCCACGCCTATGTTCTACTCACTCtaacttccatccatccctcaCTCCATCCCGCTCTATATCATCTTATCTATCATCCACGCCTATGTTCTACTCACTCTAACTTCTATCCATCCCTCACTCCATCCCGCTCTATATCATCTTATCTATCATCCACGCCTATGTTCTACTCACTCTAACTTCCACCCATCCCTCACTCCATCCCGCTCTATATCATCTTATCTATCATCCACGCCTATGTTCTACTCACTCTAACTTCTATCCATCCCTCACTCCATCCCGCTCTATATCATCTTATCTATCATCCACGCCTATGTTCTACTCACTCtaacttccatccatccctcaCTCCATCCCGCTCTAAATCATCTTATCTATCATCCACACCTATGTTCTACTCACTCtaacttccatccatccctcaCTCCATCCCGCTCTATATCATCTTATCTATCATCCACGCCTATGTTCTACTCACTCtaacttccatccatccctcaCTCCATCCCGCTCTAAATCATCTTATCTATCATCCACACCTATGTTCTACTCACTCtaacttccatccatccctcaCTCCATCCCGCTCTATATCATCTTATCTATCATCCACGCCTATGTTCTACTCACTCTAACTTCCACCCATCCCTCACTCCATCCCGCTCTATATCATCTTATCTATCATCCACGCCTATGTTCTACTCACTCtaacttccatccatccctcaCTCCATCCCGCTCTATATCATCTTATCTATCATCCACGCCTATGTTCTACTCACTCtaacttccatccatccctcaCTCCATCCCGCTCTAAATCATCTTATCTATCATCCACGCCTATGTTCTATTCACTCtaacttccatccatccctcaCTCCATCCCGCTCTATATCATCTTATCTATCATCCACGCCTATGTTCTACTCACTCtaacttccatccatccctcaCTCCATCCCGCTCTATATCATCTTATCTATCATCCACGCCTATGTTCTATTCACTCtaacttccatccatccctcaCTCCATCCCGCTCTATATCATCTTATCTATCATCCACGCCTATGTTCTACTCACTCtaacttccatccatccctcaCTCCATCCCGCTCTATATCATCTTATCTATCATCCACGCCTATGTTCTACTCACTCtaacttccatccatccctcaCTCCATCCCGCTCTATATCATCTTATCTATCATCCACGCCTATGTTCTACTCACTCtaacttccatccatccctcaCTCCATCCCGCTCTATATCATCTTATCTATCATCCACGCCTATGTTCTACTCACTCtaacttccatccatccctcaCTCCATCCCGCTCTATATCATCTTATCTATCATCCACGCCTATGTTCTACTCACTCtaacttccatccatccctcaCTCCATCCCGCTCTATATCATCTTATCTATCATCCACGCCTATGTTCTACTCACTCtaacttccatccatccctcaCTCCATCCCGCTCTAAATCATCTTATCTATCATCCACGCCTATGTTCTACTCACTCtaacttccatccatccctcaCTCCATCCCGCTCTATATCATCTTATCTATCATCCACGCCTATGTTCTACTCACTCtaacttccatccatccctcaCTCCATCCCGCTCTATATCATCTTATCTATCATCCACGCCTATGTTCTACTCACTCtaacttccatccatccctcaCTCCATCCCGCTCTATATCATCTTATCTATCATCCACGCCTATGTTCTACTCACTCtaacttccatccatccctcaCTCCATCCCTCTCTACATCATCTTAtctatcggcttatactcgagtatataccgcTCTATGTCCTCACCCACCTCTTTTGCCAGATCTGTTTCCCCAAAACAGGGCTGCTTTTCCTGGGATTGAGGTCCAGACAAAACTGAGACAGGCACCGGCTGCAAAACGGTGTTTAATTCCGACcaggaggatgatgaggatgatgatgatgaagaggatGATCTAGGACATGTGCTTGGCCGAAACGCAGGTGGAGGGACGGACAAACAGAAGACAAAGAAAGAGAGCTCGGAACGGAACCGAAGCGGAAGAAGCGCCATCCGATTCGACAGCAAAAAGCAACGTCTGCTACACAACCCGGCTTTGCATCTATGAGGCCGCATTTCAAGAAAAGGTGCTTTTATTTTCGGAGACTTCAATGTCCGGCTTTGCCGCTGCCAACGGGCCACCGAAACCCCGCAAAGCACCCCGTTTATTTCCCAACAAAACAAAACggaccatttcccccattttaatGCTTAATTTAATGCCCGTCTGGGAGCGTATTGCCGAGCCTGGAAATCCCAACAGAATTCAGTTTATTGGAGGTTTTTACGCCCTACGTCTCCCATCGTCCCCAAAAGCCATCTGAATGTACAATGTTCAAAAAAAAGGCCTCAAAGGAACCAAATATGGCAAAACCGGTCTCCGTTTTGGCGCGTGAACACTAGAAAGGAAAACGGGAGTTCCACGTCACAGCAGATTGTGACGGCACAAAACGGCAGAacgatgggatctgtagtttgtggAGGCGCAAGGGCTCCATATTGGcctcaactgcaaatcccagcatcccgaAAAAAATTGCTATTTTGGAAGTGAGAGTGGAACAAAAGTGCTAACACTTCCAAGGAATCCTGGTTCGCAATGCAACCCTTAAACTGCCACAGAAGATACGATGGTACGGTGCAATGATGCCTATTGCTGTTACGAGCTTTTTTTTGcggggggatgatgggagttacagtcccaAATGAGCAAGCACACCCTGAGCGAAACTGACAATGCCTACCACCTCGTTCCCCTTTGTGGATCGTAAAACCCAGCCTCCACTGCCCTTTGCCTTTCCCCCCCAGATAAGTtaaattaacaaaataataataataatattttttaaaaacggcCAGGAGGAAGGAAAGCAAAGAGTGTGGGCGGCGAGGGGAGCCTGTGGTCCGGAGCCAGGCTCTTGCTTTGGGCCCTTTTGGCTCTTTCTTCCTTCGGTGGGAGGCGTTTCCGGAACGGCTCCTCTCCCGGGGGTCCCACCTTGCAAAGCGggcgccgcctccttctccttctccttctccttctcctcctaagAGGCCACGGGGAGGATGGGGAGCAGGCTGCCAAACTTGAAGTGCTGGATCACCGGGAACTTCTCCAGGCACTGAGAACAAAAGAAGGAAggctcttcatcatcatcatcatcatcattgtcattattAGGCTTTCAATTAACAGTGGCAGTATCAGTTATAATATATGGCTCAGGATGAAATTGACAGACTCGGAAAGcgcccaaatatttatttatatgagtATTTaggaatgtttttaatgtaatttaatgttaaaTCGAGTTGAAATATTATTGTaacttttatatatgtgttttatattgtaagctgccctgagtctgacAGTCTCCTTCTCGGGAGATTTGTGagcagaggctgagtggccatctgtcaggacagTTTTGcttgtgtctttctgcctggcttTAGGATTCTAAACCGGTCTCACCTCTGCTTTGTACATGCGCACCAGGCCTTGGTTGACTTTGGACCACGTTGGGACCGCGCTGATGTTCCACAGCTGGTTGGAGTGTTCGGCGAAGGGGCCCGTCTTCATctgaaaaaaaaggaataataataataataataataataataatatgctttgattgaagtcaaaaatcagaaactcctcaaaacacaacagacaaaaaaccagtacaagaaaaccgcactacaaactagaggtgacagctggcacaacaaaacactgcatggaaagttccttgacaaaattgaaggaaaagctgacaaggagaagacctggctctggctcacgaatgggaccctgaagaaggaaagagacagaaggcctgatccttgcagcccaggagcaagccatcaggacaaaggcaattaataataataataataataataataatagaagacctggctctggctcacgaatgggaccctgaagaaggagacagaaggcctgatccttgcagcccaggagcaagacatcaggacaaaggccattcaggccaagatcgaaaaatcagctgatgacccaaaatgcagactgtgcaaggaaaccgacgaaaccatggatcatatcctcagctgctgtaagaaaatcgcacagacagactacaaacagaggcacaactatgtggcccaaatgattcattggaacttatgcctcaagtaccacctcccagcagcaaagaactggtgggatcacaaacctgcaaaagtcttggaaaatgagcacgcaaaaatactgtgggacttccgaatccagactgacaaagttctggaacacaacacaccagacatcacagttgtggaaaagaacaaggtttggatcatggatgttgccatcccaggtgacagtcgcattgacgaaaaacaacaggaaaaactcagccgctatcaagacctcaagactggacttcaaagactctggcagaaaccagtgcaggtggtcccggtggtgatgggcacactgggtgccgtgccaaaagatctcagccggcatttggaaacaatagacattgacaaaatcacgatctgccagctgcaaaaggccaccctgctgggatctgcgtgcatcatccgaaaatacatcacacagtcctagacacttgggaagtgttcgatttgtgattttgtgatatgaaatccagcatctctatcttgtttgctgtgtcatacaacgtcgttgtgccaataataattaatattattattagtagtagtgttgttgttgttgtcctgcttttctctcttgatcagcgcaacccacacaaatgactgatcaagaccaaacttggtacatagaGCTCCCTTGgcctactctacatcctggcactgtttggagggggatggaccatggacgatgggacttgcaataccttcactcacttccttagatcaccgcgacccacacaaatgaccgatcaagaccaaacttggtacacagagcccccatgacctactctacatcctggcactgtttggagggggatggacacacgacgatgggacttgcatctgggagttggagtccacccgcacccactgaacacAGCTGACAttggacatctttccaccatgtctcctgtatcaatttaatgatataatgatatataataatattatactatactaatattataatacattgtatatacatgtaatattaataataatattatgatgtaatacaatgtaataataattataattgactattataattgtatatttatattacatgcaatattactaataatattgtgctatagttgtataatataatatattgtatgtatatatacttgtaaaccgccctgagtccccttcggggtgagaagggcggtatataaatgtcgcaaataaataaataaataaataatatagactacacttggaacacaggcaaacaatgccttggggaatgccgggtccccaagctagtatactaATATTAACAATTTGCTTATATGGCTGGGAAAGTGCATAAACACATAGCGCAACATGCCCACGGCCTTCCTTTTGTGAGACGTGTGGGTTTTATTCCATCCTTCTTTTAGGAGACGAACAGAAGGACGGAGAGGCCCGAGGCCTCTTTGGCTTTGCATCCCGAGGCCTGAAGCCACGGCTTCaatgggaaagaagggaaggaagagagaaagagaacgaaagggagaaagaaaggcaggcaggcaggcgaggGGGCCTGTGCGCATGAGAAGTGTGTCCCCCCATGTGCTGTGCGCAAGAGCGGGAACAacgcagcctcctcctcctcctcctcctcctcctcgccgttGACCCCAAGGGAGCCGAGTGAGTCAGGGAAGCCATATTGAGCAGGAAATTACTCACAGACGCGGCTGCCTTCCTCCCTCGCTCTCTCGttctctcgttctctctctctctgcctccccAGAGAATCGGCCTTTTGTAAATGGTTCCTctgccaaggaaggaaggaggggaaaaaaggggggaaggagagaaaggagagagagggggaaggGAGCCCGCTTCCTCTCACGTCCAGATGAAACCAGagcccctcttcttcttcttcttttttcccctcttgctCCCCAAAAGAATGCCAAATTTAGACTGGAAAGAGAGGGAGGCCGAGGCAGAAAGAGAAACAACGTTGCTTGGCTTTGGGAACGGAAAGCTAGACCAccctggtttctttctttctttctttctccttcccataGAAATGAAGGGGCAGTTGGGGTCCCCAAAGAGGCCACAGATCCCATTTAATatattgttactacagtagagtctcactaatccaagcctcgcttatccaagcctctggataatccaagccattttgtaatcaatgttttcaatatatcatgatattttggtgctaaattcgtaaatacagtacagtagagtctcactaatccaaacctcgcttatccaagcctctggataatccaagccatttttgtagtcaatgttttcaatatatcattatattttggtgctaaattcgtaaatacagtaattacaacataacattactgcatattgaactactttttctgtcaaatttgttgtataacatgaagttttggtgcttaatttgtacaatcataacctaatttgatgtttaataggcttttccttaatccctccttattatccaagttattcgcttatccaagcttctgccggcttgGATAATATTGTCTATATTGttaagattatattattatatttatttgttataCTTACTTCCATTGCTTTTATTATATTAGTatctatagtattatattatcattatatttactTATTATATTAACTGTTATTACATGtaaattgttattattctattattatatgtatgtatattattatatatacttatATTATTAGTTATctatattattgtatttacttattgttactattatggCTActtatgataatattatcattatatatttgctatttttatttactacatttagtattagtatttattatttaattatgatTACATCTatctatattgttatattatttattaataataataataataataataataataatatatttcattaCAAGTGCAAAAGACAGCTTTAATAAAAAATTTGGGGCATCCCAATTATTGGGAAACCAGGATTTTTTGGTTCCATTGTTTCTTGGTCAAGTTTATCCAGAGAGGCTTTTCTCTGAggcttttaggatttttttcattttctttctcttgctGTAGTTGGGGACCTCCAAAGGCTTTTCTAGCCCCATTTTATTCAGGGAagggcttcctctgaggctgagagagtgtgacttgcccacctAGTTTCCATATATGGTGGAGAGCTAGATCCAAGATCTACACTCCATAGCTCTATGGTGCCATCTAGTGTCACTAGGGTGGCAGAACAattcagaaaaagaaatataaggataaaatacacaacaatttttaaccaataccaccaccactttgccacagcaacgcgtggccgggcacagctagtgccaaatatatacaaacacacacacacacacacacacatacacacacacacacatatatacacacacatacacaccaaatACAAACTCTAAAAAACCTATAATCCATCCTCACCTCAAAATagattgtgttgttgttattatttgtgtCTATTTTGAGTTGGGGATggatcctgggtttttttttgccacaaatctatcatatctatgcctggatgaccatctgtgaggagggatcagatggtgccttTCTTTGctgacaggaaagaaaggaacccTCTTTgggttccctttcaactctaggatcctaCGATATACCTACTATCTATCGATATCTATCTcatttctgtctctttctctatctacagctagatggccatctgtcgggagggattgatctcgacacacacacaaaagcagccGTGGGCCTCACCTCGGTGATGAAGCGGATGCATTCGAGGAACATGAAGTCCTTGTGGTTTTCGTTCACCACTTTCTCGTCCACAAAATGCCGCGGCTCCAGGCTGGGATGGTCTGGAGCAGAAAaggggaaattattattattattattattattattattattattattattattatttccttaaagGGACGGGACGGACAAATACGACCCCCTTCCGGGGAAATACTGTTAGGGAGTGAATATAGCGGAagcagcagcgtccagttaacaccatgtgcaaagaaaactcacaccaggcagaggaattgaaagaacaaaggaactttactcttgcttgttgagttgaaatataaaacagttctgcaatcacacaatgtccatgtagtagcataagatcaataactaatcaatcagcattcaatatatccagcatagcatattcaaactgctacttgactgtAGCTGGAGAGCCtgcctttttctgtgctctctcttgaagctcaaattcccaactgacaaactcagccatctgccagcaaacagatacattgtttgaggcgtggctttgcctctgcaaaaaggctgagctctctcttttgcagagatcccttgcaaacagctttgaaaggatttctttacacactcacacacacatatagcaatttggcgcaataaataCCTATCAGCTGAGAGCTGCCCCAGATGAAGGGCAGGAACTGGAAGTCGTCCAGGCCCCAGACGCCTTGGCTGCCGGCCGGCTCCATCCGGTAGGTCTTCTGCAGCTTCCGCATGACCTCCAGGTACCTGAagggagaaggaggtggaggtCCAGTTtaaactgggtggccatctgtctggagggatcgCATGGGGCCTTCCTTACCTGGCTGGATGGTCCTTGAGGCTCTCTTCAAATTCTAGGATCCTGTGATATGTCTACTGTCTATATCGACCTATAATatctatgactggatggccatctcttgggagagatcggattgtgtctttttacttggatggcctttggattcACTTTCaaatctatgagtctatgatccatccatccatccatctatctacccatcatatctatggctggatggccatctgttgggagagatcggatggtgtctttttACTTGGCCAAAGGGGGTTGGATTGAACGGCCTTTGGATTCACTTTCaaatctatgagtctatgatccatccatccatctatctacctacctacccatcATATAtatggcttgatggccatctgttgggagggatcagattgtgccttCTCTACCTGACcaaagaaggttggactggatggcccttggattcGCTTTCAAATCTATGTGTCTATGATCCATCCATCAATCTGTCTGTACCTCcgtctctatctatctgtctatctaattatcatatctatggctggatggccatctgttgggagggatcggattgtacCTTTTTTACCTGGGAGGAGGAGGTTGCACGGGATGGCCCATGGATTCACTTTCaaatctatgagtctatgatccatccatccatcaatcaatttCTATCTCTgttcctatctatctatttatcatatctatggctggatggccatctgtcaagagggatcggattgtgccttctttatctggatggcccttggattcACTTTGAAAGTATGTCTGCTATCTCTCTCTGTGTATCTCTATCGTTCTAATCTattggctgggtggccatctgtcaggagggatcggatggtgccttccttaccTGTTGAAGACCTTGAAGACGATGGCCAGCTGGTCGTCCACCCGAAGGACCCCGATCTTGCAAAGGCAGCACAAGAAGGCGGCAAAGGCGGCTTCGTGGCCTGGGGGGTCAAAGGGCAAGTCAGGGCTCCTTGAACTATAAGTCACGTGACCCCAAATGACCCCTGTATCTCAATGTCGCCCCCTAGTGGCCGCTTCAGACATTGacatattatattaaataataatatctatatatataataaatataaatatatatctatatatacacacacatataataataataataataataataataataataataataataataataataataataatattctaggCCTTTGGGAAGAGCTGGCTATTCAGAGATGATTACAGACACTTGGGACTAATGTGCATATGTGCTGGGTTGCTATGTACATGTACTAATAATacaaagtaataataaaatagtaatacaatataatagtaataataataataataataatattgtaggcCATTGGGAAGAGCCCAATATTCAGAGATGAATTCCAAACACTTAGACCTAATGTGCATGTATGCTTTGTTGTTGTgtacatgtaatataatacaatataatagtaattttatatacagtagagtctcacttatccaagcctcgcttatccaagcttctggattatcaaagccatttttgtagtcaatgttttcaatatatcgtgatattttggtgctaaattcgtaaatacagtaattacaacataatattactgtgtattgaactactctttctgtcaaatttgttgtctaac
This genomic window from Anolis carolinensis isolate JA03-04 unplaced genomic scaffold, rAnoCar3.1.pri scaffold_7, whole genome shotgun sequence contains:
- the ptpa gene encoding serine/threonine-protein phosphatase 2A activator, with translation MAESERKAESPEETMLPLGQKFMIPKKEINMVPDMAKWKRSQAYADYMGFILTLNEGIKGKKLTCEYRVSEPIEKLVSLLNTLDRWIEETPPVDQPSRFGNKAFRTWYAKLDQGAESLVATVIPKDLADAVPEVAVYLKESVGNSTRIDYGTGHEAAFAAFLCCLCKIGVLRVDDQLAIVFKVFNRYLEVMRKLQKTYRMEPAGSQGVWGLDDFQFLPFIWGSSQLIDHPSLEPRHFVDEKVVNENHKDFMFLECIRFITEMKTGPFAEHSNQLWNISAVPTWSKVNQGLVRMYKAECLEKFPVIQHFKFGSLLPILPVAS